One part of the Maribacter aquivivus genome encodes these proteins:
- a CDS encoding DoxX family protein: MSSLKPKPLTTIQKLILRFVFLYFLLYIYPYGFEYINEIDTNNFSFWKGITIGFGEIFLGWEYNKDILLNGLDSKYDFTRFLLVAVISLIGALIWVFIDSKIKKEYNNKLKILLQTILRYHIGLTLILYGLSKVFLLQFGTMDIDSLETPIGEHNGMNLVWAFMSYSKFYGITAGLIEVVGGLLLLFRRTTSLGAFLLLIAMTNVVLMDIGYDVIVKMFAIHLLIMIVVLMWDDLKQLYVFFLRNRPSTAAIYMPLFEGSKSRNIRYITKGALLLYVFVSFSLDLTERIEQQHSNHYENFTSSHDIEIFVKNGDTIPKNKINGNRWNVIRINDLSYLPETLMVLNEDNTTDRYKFTADTLTKKLHLTDLYGDDQTSHELTYKALENKVYIYQGIFKGDSLWMKTSTKTLNDYRLTRNRIRWIRDLE; this comes from the coding sequence TTGAGTTCTCTTAAACCAAAACCATTGACTACAATACAGAAGCTCATATTACGATTTGTATTTCTATATTTTCTCTTGTACATCTATCCATACGGATTTGAGTATATCAATGAGATTGATACAAATAATTTTTCATTTTGGAAGGGAATTACAATAGGGTTTGGAGAAATATTTTTGGGTTGGGAATACAACAAAGATATATTGTTAAACGGTTTGGACTCTAAATATGATTTTACCAGGTTTCTTTTGGTTGCTGTAATTTCTTTAATAGGTGCATTAATTTGGGTATTCATTGATTCTAAAATTAAAAAAGAGTACAACAATAAACTTAAAATACTTTTACAAACAATACTTAGATATCATATAGGTCTTACGCTAATTCTTTATGGGCTTTCAAAAGTGTTCTTACTACAGTTTGGCACAATGGATATTGATAGCTTAGAAACTCCAATTGGCGAACATAATGGAATGAATTTGGTATGGGCTTTTATGAGTTATTCTAAATTCTATGGTATTACTGCAGGGTTGATAGAGGTTGTAGGCGGCTTGCTGTTACTATTTAGAAGAACAACTTCTTTAGGTGCTTTTTTGTTGTTAATAGCGATGACTAATGTTGTATTAATGGATATCGGGTACGACGTCATTGTTAAGATGTTTGCGATTCATTTACTTATTATGATTGTGGTTTTAATGTGGGATGATTTAAAACAATTATATGTTTTTTTCTTAAGAAATAGACCCTCCACTGCGGCTATCTACATGCCTCTTTTTGAAGGATCAAAAAGCAGAAACATTAGATATATCACTAAAGGTGCATTATTGCTATATGTTTTTGTCTCGTTTAGCCTTGACTTGACAGAAAGAATAGAACAACAGCATAGTAATCATTATGAAAATTTTACAAGTTCACATGACATTGAAATATTTGTAAAGAATGGAGATACAATACCTAAGAATAAAATTAATGGTAATCGCTGGAATGTTATAAGGATAAACGATTTATCTTATTTACCCGAAACCTTAATGGTTTTAAATGAAGATAATACAACCGATCGTTACAAGTTTACAGCAGATACATTGACCAAAAAATTACATTTAACAGATTTATATGGTGATGACCAAACCTCTCACGAATTAACTTACAAAGCCCTTGAGAATAAAGTTTATATTTATCAAGGCATATTTAAAGGGGATTCCCTTTGGATGAAAACAAGCACCAAAACTCTTAACGATTATAGATTAACACGAAATAGAATTCGTTGGATTAGAGATTTGGAATAA
- a CDS encoding DinB family protein: MKNLVLIIVVIFCTVMTYGQTEIVPKTPFTKTYLAVWLAASEHSLDVAKAMPEELYSYKPTAVSKSFGEQMVHIGYTVELLTKRYVQGMEVKPNTPDALKMTKAEIIELLQNGFAYTTNVIGTIEQEQLDESCVMYHSGNIVSRAFAFFYVQDHMTNHRAKANLYLRMNNIQPPEYTW; the protein is encoded by the coding sequence ATGAAAAATTTAGTTCTAATAATAGTGGTCATTTTTTGTACGGTTATGACTTATGGGCAAACTGAAATTGTTCCAAAAACTCCCTTCACTAAAACCTATTTAGCTGTTTGGCTTGCAGCTAGTGAACACTCATTAGATGTAGCTAAAGCAATGCCAGAAGAACTGTATTCGTATAAACCAACAGCTGTAAGTAAGTCTTTTGGTGAACAAATGGTACATATTGGATATACAGTGGAGCTACTTACAAAACGTTATGTGCAAGGAATGGAAGTAAAACCCAATACACCTGATGCTTTGAAGATGACGAAGGCTGAGATTATTGAATTGTTACAAAATGGGTTTGCTTATACTACGAATGTAATTGGTACCATAGAACAGGAACAATTAGATGAGTCTTGTGTAATGTATCATAGTGGTAATATTGTGAGTAGGGCATTTGCCTTTTTTTATGTACAAGATCATATGACCAACCACAGGGCCAAAGCAAATTTATATCTTCGAATGAATAATATACAACCACCAGAATACACTTGGTAA
- a CDS encoding GNAT family N-acetyltransferase, with protein sequence MKPKLLKTKIQLENDRVLLLPFENERNEELKEIIFDKEIWEFMGMSVNNEQGLKNYISKTIKDKNSGLCYPFLVIDKLTNKVAGSTRYGNLNTSSQKCEIGWTWYGTEFQGSGINKACKYELLKFGFEEIGFRRIQFSADKANLRSLKAIEKLGAQKEGVFRNNYIASNGESRTDVYYSIIKNEWSELKNELFSEFETY encoded by the coding sequence ATGAAACCAAAATTATTAAAAACAAAAATTCAGCTTGAAAACGATCGTGTACTATTGCTCCCTTTTGAGAATGAACGAAATGAAGAGCTCAAAGAAATAATTTTCGATAAAGAAATCTGGGAATTTATGGGAATGAGCGTAAATAACGAACAAGGCTTAAAGAATTACATCTCAAAGACGATTAAAGACAAAAACAGCGGCTTGTGCTATCCGTTTCTAGTTATAGACAAACTAACCAATAAAGTTGCAGGCAGTACAAGATACGGCAACTTAAACACCTCTAGCCAAAAATGCGAAATTGGATGGACCTGGTACGGAACAGAATTTCAAGGTTCAGGTATAAACAAAGCCTGCAAGTATGAACTATTGAAATTTGGCTTTGAAGAAATTGGGTTTAGAAGAATACAATTTAGTGCAGATAAAGCTAACTTAAGGTCATTAAAAGCAATTGAAAAATTAGGCGCACAAAAGGAAGGTGTTTTTAGAAATAATTACATCGCATCTAATGGAGAAAGTAGAACTGACGTCTATTATAGTATCATTAAAAACGAATGGAGCGAGCTTAAAAATGAACTCTTTTCTGAATTTGAAACCTATTAA
- a CDS encoding OsmC family protein: MKKKKNFILKTLVVILSIIGVVAAVIWFSMPTEQRNMILFMMSKGESYDNYQEYQVIERNEEALAPASFEPSVVDTISKNSYTVAITEMVKNEKSRMLKKGMVQTLGIDDYTGWQVLADEGAAEGAYPFGPSPLSYYTAGISSNLHTQLLKTAKEKDVLLNNIKVEVLNKFRWNKMSSSNGAGFLDVTTTNIIIDSDVSQAKVQDVINLALQAWTAGNALKNETVIEPHLVINGNNFDTYKATPGTSASEISYDVDFLLTSVTSSATLPEFLELEVPKNEGVFEMLNTMDDLEFEIFAISESTNNSERPYLTKITISTPSEETWEIYADEFSDKNDKPLAPTSLEYFTLGTALCLTSQTTLTSAMMNLQYTDYRVEDQIDFKQEAIDSTKMVDHIGTVHSYVLVASNESQERLEYFYKKSLSLCFAGEGLKSATEMNTHFYLNGQPIH, translated from the coding sequence ATGAAAAAGAAGAAAAATTTTATCCTTAAAACTTTAGTAGTCATTCTGTCAATTATAGGTGTTGTAGCAGCAGTAATTTGGTTTTCAATGCCTACAGAGCAGCGAAACATGATTTTGTTCATGATGTCTAAAGGTGAAAGCTATGATAACTATCAAGAATATCAAGTAATTGAACGTAATGAGGAAGCCTTAGCTCCGGCATCTTTTGAACCTAGTGTGGTTGATACTATTTCTAAAAATAGCTATACAGTCGCAATCACAGAAATGGTGAAAAATGAAAAGTCACGTATGCTTAAAAAAGGCATGGTTCAAACTTTAGGTATAGATGATTACACAGGTTGGCAGGTACTTGCAGATGAAGGTGCAGCGGAAGGCGCTTATCCGTTTGGTCCATCACCACTTAGCTATTACACTGCAGGTATCTCTTCAAATTTACATACACAACTGTTGAAAACGGCAAAAGAAAAAGATGTGTTATTAAATAATATAAAAGTAGAAGTATTAAATAAATTTCGTTGGAACAAAATGTCATCAAGCAATGGGGCAGGATTTTTAGATGTAACTACTACCAATATTATTATTGATAGCGATGTATCTCAAGCTAAAGTTCAAGATGTAATCAACCTTGCCCTCCAAGCATGGACAGCAGGAAATGCCTTAAAAAATGAAACAGTTATAGAACCGCACTTAGTAATTAACGGAAATAATTTTGACACTTATAAGGCAACACCAGGTACATCTGCCTCTGAAATTTCTTATGATGTAGATTTCTTATTGACCTCTGTTACCAGTAGCGCTACGTTACCAGAATTTTTAGAATTAGAAGTACCTAAAAACGAAGGAGTTTTTGAAATGCTAAATACTATGGATGATTTGGAATTTGAAATATTCGCTATTTCTGAATCAACAAATAATAGTGAAAGACCTTATCTAACTAAAATCACTATTTCAACACCTTCTGAAGAAACATGGGAAATATATGCAGATGAATTTAGCGACAAAAATGATAAGCCTCTTGCACCTACCTCGCTTGAATATTTCACTTTAGGTACTGCGCTTTGTTTAACTTCACAGACGACATTAACGAGTGCTATGATGAATTTACAGTATACTGATTACCGAGTTGAAGACCAGATTGATTTTAAACAAGAAGCTATAGATTCTACAAAAATGGTTGATCACATTGGTACAGTTCATTCATACGTTCTAGTAGCATCAAATGAATCTCAAGAAAGGTTAGAGTATTTTTATAAGAAATCTTTATCGTTATGCTTTGCAGGCGAAGGATTAAAAAGTGCAACTGAAATGAACACTCACTTCTATTTGAACGGGCAACCTATTCATTAA
- a CDS encoding aminotransferase class III-fold pyridoxal phosphate-dependent enzyme, producing the protein MSNVNNFIEKEFGIQVTDCKQLDGYDNLNYSISTSDSSYIYKTYKYSEVSFDMVKAENDTLLFLQSDFKNKVPKPIPFKDGSYLGTFSIKEQPSICRMLSFLQGDFLGDVSHTVQLIESLGAFLAELDLKLKEFKNYTIQSRQWEWDLQYFDLNRKYIDDITNATDRNIVRYFFNQFEENIRPLFPELRKQIIHNDANEWNILVQNNKVTGIIDFGDLAHSFLINELAIAITYTCYDKENPLEWAVVLLKSYHEKLPLEAKEISILYYLIAARLCTSVCNSSHAQKVNPDNSYASVSEQSAWKMLYRWLTINPIHAENEFRKAANLPFEKPVSTSSLLKRRHEHISPILSTSYKDPIHMVRSAFQYMYDAEGNTFLDAYNNIPHVGHSHPKVVEAAQRQMAKLNTNTRYIYDELADYAEKLLKHFPPNLSKVFFVNSGSAASDLAVRMANNHTKSNTMMVMESGYHGNTQIAIDISDYKFNNPKGEGQKNHIIKATLPDTYRGKYTADIANAGTLYGKDAVSQIAQSKHTISAFISEPILGCAGQVPLADGYLKEVYPAIRAQGGVCISDEVQTGFGRLGDHFWGYEAHGVIPDIVILGKPIANGHPMGAVVCTQEIAASFEKGVEFFSSFGGNPVSCAIASAVLDVIAEEKLQENAKVVGDYYRSLLKNLMQKYSCIGDVRGSGLFIGFDIVKDNTKTPNTALASHIKNELRNRHILVSTDGPYDNVIKTKPPLCFSKENAEKVVTTVSDILDAYYNNGAIFDV; encoded by the coding sequence ATGTCTAATGTGAATAATTTTATAGAAAAGGAATTTGGGATTCAAGTTACTGATTGTAAACAACTTGACGGTTATGATAATTTAAATTACAGCATTAGCACCTCAGATTCCTCTTATATTTATAAAACTTATAAATACTCAGAAGTATCATTTGACATGGTGAAAGCAGAGAATGATACCCTGTTATTTCTACAAAGTGATTTTAAAAATAAAGTTCCAAAACCAATTCCGTTTAAAGATGGTTCTTATCTAGGTACTTTTTCCATAAAAGAGCAACCTTCTATATGCCGTATGCTATCGTTTTTACAAGGTGATTTTTTAGGTGATGTCTCACACACAGTGCAATTAATTGAATCTCTGGGTGCATTTCTAGCGGAATTAGACCTAAAATTAAAAGAGTTTAAAAATTATACGATACAGAGCAGACAATGGGAATGGGACCTTCAATATTTTGATCTAAACAGAAAGTATATAGATGATATTACAAACGCCACTGATCGCAATATTGTCCGATACTTTTTTAATCAATTTGAAGAAAATATTAGACCACTCTTTCCTGAATTAAGAAAACAGATTATACATAACGATGCTAACGAATGGAATATTCTGGTCCAAAACAACAAAGTTACCGGCATTATTGATTTTGGAGATCTAGCTCATTCTTTTCTTATTAATGAACTAGCAATTGCCATCACCTATACGTGTTATGATAAAGAGAATCCGTTAGAGTGGGCTGTAGTATTACTAAAATCTTATCATGAAAAGCTTCCGCTAGAAGCTAAAGAAATAAGTATACTATACTACCTAATAGCAGCTAGGTTATGCACCAGTGTTTGTAATTCTTCACATGCACAAAAGGTGAATCCAGATAATAGCTACGCATCCGTAAGTGAGCAATCTGCTTGGAAAATGCTTTACCGTTGGTTGACCATAAACCCTATACATGCTGAAAACGAATTTAGAAAAGCAGCTAATCTTCCTTTTGAAAAACCTGTATCAACTTCTAGTCTTCTAAAAAGAAGGCACGAACATATAAGTCCTATTTTATCTACCAGCTATAAAGACCCCATTCATATGGTTAGGTCTGCATTTCAATATATGTATGATGCCGAAGGAAATACGTTTTTAGATGCCTATAATAACATTCCGCATGTTGGTCATTCACACCCAAAAGTCGTGGAAGCAGCGCAACGGCAAATGGCGAAACTAAATACCAATACACGCTATATTTATGACGAGTTAGCAGATTATGCAGAAAAATTATTAAAACATTTTCCGCCCAATCTTAGTAAAGTCTTTTTTGTGAATTCAGGTAGCGCAGCGAGTGATTTAGCGGTACGGATGGCAAATAATCACACCAAAAGTAACACCATGATGGTCATGGAATCTGGTTACCACGGCAACACTCAAATAGCCATAGACATTAGTGACTACAAGTTTAATAACCCTAAAGGGGAAGGTCAAAAAAATCATATAATCAAAGCAACCTTACCAGATACGTACAGAGGTAAATACACAGCTGATATTGCAAATGCAGGAACGCTATACGGTAAAGATGCAGTTTCCCAAATAGCACAAAGTAAACATACTATATCTGCATTTATAAGTGAACCAATTTTAGGATGCGCAGGGCAAGTTCCCCTAGCAGATGGATATTTAAAAGAGGTGTACCCTGCTATTAGAGCACAAGGCGGAGTATGTATTAGTGATGAAGTACAAACAGGTTTTGGAAGATTAGGAGATCATTTTTGGGGATATGAAGCCCATGGTGTCATACCAGATATAGTAATTTTAGGAAAACCCATAGCAAACGGTCACCCAATGGGAGCGGTTGTTTGCACACAAGAAATTGCAGCATCTTTTGAAAAAGGTGTAGAGTTTTTCAGCTCTTTTGGAGGTAATCCAGTTTCTTGCGCAATTGCAAGTGCTGTGTTAGATGTTATAGCAGAAGAAAAACTACAAGAAAACGCAAAAGTTGTTGGCGATTATTATAGGTCTCTTCTAAAAAATCTTATGCAAAAATATAGCTGTATTGGCGATGTACGGGGCTCAGGACTATTTATAGGTTTTGACATCGTAAAGGATAACACCAAAACACCAAATACTGCATTAGCAAGCCATATAAAAAATGAACTAAGAAATAGACATATTTTAGTAAGCACAGACGGTCCTTACGATAATGTTATTAAAACAAAACCACCACTTTGTTTTAGTAAAGAAAATGCAGAGAAAGTAGTTACGACCGTCAGTGATATTCTAGATGCATATTATAATAATGGGGCAATTTTTGATGTTTAA